Genomic window (Rubeoparvulum massiliense):
TCCATGGTGGTGATACTGATCGGTAGTACCATGACGGTGGTAGAACCCATGTATCCGCCCTTTTTAGAGCATGAATTAGGGGCTACACCAGCACTCATTGGCTTTATCTTTGGGATGTCTACACTGGGGCATATTATTAGCTCACCAGTGGCGGGGATCCTTACCGATCGCTTTAATGCGCGTATTAATATGCTTGGTGGCTTGGTAGGCTTAGGAATTTCACTAGTGATGCTAGCGTTTGTAGGTAGCATTTGGACATCGACACTGGTGATGTTTATCTTTGGCTTCTCGTTAGGCTATGCCATCGCACCGACCTTACCTGAATTAGCACGGGTTATGGATCTTCATGGCAATACCAATTATGGCTTCGTTTACACGATTTTTAACCTGGCATTTGGGGTTGCCATTATTATAGGTCCTATCCTGGGCGGCTTTTTAACAGACTGGTTTGGGCTTCATCGTGCGTTGATTTACATTAGTGTTACACTCTTTCTTGTAACCGCTATCCTCTTTATCCAGTGGTTTAAGAAAGAGCCCACCCCTATCCAGTATTTAGCATCAAATAAAAATAATCTGTAGAAATTGCTTGACAATTTCTACAACTTTATTTATACTTTAAAAAAATTGAAAGAAAGGAATGGCTAACGATGCAAAGATGGAATCAGCTTAGCTGCGCAAATGCATATTATTATTTTAGCTTCCGGGGCTACTTTTTTAGCGCTGGCTATTTTGCATTCCCATCATCCATCAATGCTGTTCCAACGGCACAAACTTCGTAGCTGACAAACCTAGTTCTTACAACATTGTCGAAGCGCGTGGAGTTCCTTGGAACTCCACGCTTTTTGTTTTCCATCAATTTTAACACTACAACGCTTTAAAGGAAAAAAGGAGGAGAATGAAGATGAATGTGATTTTAAAGCCACATACAACACTGGAAGAGATCAAATGGGTGGAAGGGAGATTGAGAGAATTGGGAGTCGATGTTCATGTATCCGTTGGAAAGGAACGTGCAATCCTCGGATTGGTTGGCGAAACTGCCTGCTTGGATGATAAAAAGATCGCTGCATGGCCTCATGTTGAACGAGTCATCCGTATCCAAGAACCCTTCAAACGAGTCCATCGTCTCTCCCACCCAGAGGATCGTATTATTCAAGTGGGTGATCAGCAAATTGGCGGTAAGAACATTACCATTATGGCTGGACCCTGCTCCGTTGAGAGTCATGATCAACTCTTCACCATTGCAAAGCATGTGAAGCAGCACGGTGCCCACCTACTGCGTGGCGGTGCTTACAAACCTCGTACTTCTCCATACAGCTTCTCTGGTCTTAAAGAGGAAGGGCTTCAGCTCCTGGCAGAGGCACGGGAGGAGGTAGGCCTTCCTGTTGTAACAGAGGTGACCACACCTGAACTAGTTCCCATCGTCTCCCAATATGCAGATGTGCTCCAGATTGGTGCTCGTAATATGCAAAACTACGGATTACTTCAAGCAGTAGGGAAGGTGGATAAGCCCGTCCTCCTAAAGCGTGGACTCTCTGCAACCATTGAGGAATTACTGCTTGCAGCTGAATACATCGTGGCTGAGGGAAATGAGAAGGTGATTCTCTGCGAACGGGGGATTCGAACCTTCGAAACCGCCACTCGAAATACCCTCGACTTGAGTGCAGTACCAGTGATCAAACGCTATACATCACTTCCTGTAATCATCGATCCCAGCCATGCAGCAGGAAAACGGGATCTAGTAATCCCATTGGTCCGTGCAGCCATTGCTGTCGGTGCAGATGGCATTATTGTGGAGGTTCATCATCATCCTGAAGAGGCTTGGTCTGATGGTGCTCAGTCCCTTACCCTTCCCATGTTTGACCAGATGATGGAGGAGGCAGAACGGGTAGCCCAAGCGGTCGGCCGTACATTGCATGCCACTTCCATGGTTCGCTAAATACAAAATGCCAAGAGGGGAGATGAGTCAGGTGCAGGAAGAAGGATGTCAGCAACATCCACTTGAAGGGGTTCGTCAGCTCATCGATGGGCTGGATCAGCAGATTATCAAGCTACTCCACCAGCGGATGAAGCTGGTGGGCGAGGTAGCCTCCATCAAGGAGGAGAGAGGGATTCCTGTCTGCGATCTAGAACGGGAAGCACAAATACTAGAACGGTATGAAAAGGAATTTCGTGACTCAAGTTGGGCAGCAGAGCTTCGTTACATGATGAAGCAGATCATCGCAGGTAGTCGTGCCTACCAGTCACGTATTCTTGGACAAAAACGCGAGGAAGGCTGGAAATGGCAACGTTCTTCAGATTCCTTCGATGCCCAAGCATTCCAGAAGCGCCAATTTGCCTATCAGGGCGTTCAGGGATCCTTTGGTTATCAAGCGCTTCAGCGTTTTTTACAGGCGCGGGTCATCCCGTATGAACCGACGAAGCTCCAGAGCTATCCAACCTTTGCTGACCTGGCTGCTGCTATTGTACAGGGAGAGGTGGATTATGGTATGCTACCCGTGGAGAACTCCTACGCAGGAACGGTACAGGAGGTATATGAGCTTCTTGCCCAACCATCATTACATATTATCGAGGAGTGGATTCTTCCCATCTCACACCATCTTCTGGTCAATCCAGGGGGTGAATTGGCTGCCATTGAAGCGGTGATTTCTCATCCCCAAGCATTGCAGCAATGTGATCATTTTCTACAAGAGCACCCTCACTGGAATCGTCTTACCTCTTCGAACACTGCTGCAAGTGCTCGTAAGGTGGCAGTGATGGGAGATTTACATGTGGCAGCCATTGCTAGTGAGGAAGCTGCTTCCATTTATGGCCTAGAGATCTTAATTCCCCATATTGAGAGTAATGTGGGGAATCGGACACGCTTTGTTCTTATTGGCCGAGAGCCTTCTTGGCATGCAGAGGCGAACAAGCTCTCTCTCTGCTTTACGCTACCTGATCGAACAGGAGCCTTGGTGGAGGTACTCTCTGCCTTTTTAGTTCATCAGATTAATATGGTTCATATTCATTCACAGCCAGCCAAAACAACACCCTGGCACTATCAGTTTTTTGTGGATATTGAGGGCAATCTCCAGCAGTCCAATGTCTTGGCTGCGCTAGAGCTGGTAGAGTCCATGACCCATACATTGAAGCTGATTGGCAATTATCCAGCTGGGGAGGAACCATCATCACGTAGGAGGTGAAGGGAATGCGCATGTTAACAGCAGGTGAATCCCACGGTCCGCAATTGACGGCCATTATTGAGGGAGTACCTAGTCACTTTCAAATCGATGTGGAGAGAATCAATGAAGCCTTACGTGCTCGGCAAGGTGGATATGGTCGTGGACGGCGCATGGAGATTGAACAGGATCAGGTGGAGATCCTATCGGGGATACGCAATGGTGTCACCACAGGAAGTCCCATCACCCTTGCGATCATCAACCGTGATTATACCCATTGGCAGCATGTGATGTCACCCTTGGTTCAAGAGGAGTTTGATCCTGAACAACGCCGGGTAAGTAAACCCCGCCCCGGTCATGCCGACTTAACCGGCGGACTGAAGTATCAACATCGGGATCTTCGCAATGTGTTAGAACGGGCTAGTGCTCGTGAGACCGCCATTCGCGTAGCTGTAGGAGCGCTGATGAAGGAATTACTTCGTCCCTTCCAGATTCAATTTCTTAGCCGTGTCCTAGCCATCGGTGGGGTTGTGGATGAGAGCAACTGGAGCTTGCAGCCCCTTAGCTCCGAAGAGCAGATGCGATGGCAGAAGCAGGTGACTGCTTCACCTGTACGTTGTCTTGATGAAGAGGCAGCCCAGCAGATGATACAGCGAATTGATGCAGCGA
Coding sequences:
- the aroF gene encoding 3-deoxy-7-phosphoheptulonate synthase, whose translation is MNVILKPHTTLEEIKWVEGRLRELGVDVHVSVGKERAILGLVGETACLDDKKIAAWPHVERVIRIQEPFKRVHRLSHPEDRIIQVGDQQIGGKNITIMAGPCSVESHDQLFTIAKHVKQHGAHLLRGGAYKPRTSPYSFSGLKEEGLQLLAEAREEVGLPVVTEVTTPELVPIVSQYADVLQIGARNMQNYGLLQAVGKVDKPVLLKRGLSATIEELLLAAEYIVAEGNEKVILCERGIRTFETATRNTLDLSAVPVIKRYTSLPVIIDPSHAAGKRDLVIPLVRAAIAVGADGIIVEVHHHPEEAWSDGAQSLTLPMFDQMMEEAERVAQAVGRTLHATSMVR
- the aroC gene encoding chorismate synthase, which encodes MRMLTAGESHGPQLTAIIEGVPSHFQIDVERINEALRARQGGYGRGRRMEIEQDQVEILSGIRNGVTTGSPITLAIINRDYTHWQHVMSPLVQEEFDPEQRRVSKPRPGHADLTGGLKYQHRDLRNVLERASARETAIRVAVGALMKELLRPFQIQFLSRVLAIGGVVDESNWSLQPLSSEEQMRWQKQVTASPVRCLDEEAAQQMIQRIDAAKAAGDSLGGLVEVQVLHLPPGLGSFVQWDRKLDGRLAQAILSIQAFKGVEIGDGFELAHRPGSEAHDEIAWEEGKGFYHLTNHAGGIEGGMSNGEPIRIRAVMKPIPTLYKPLRSVDIDSKEPFAASVERSDACAVPAASIVAEHVVAWEIGNAFFDKFHGDSYGEVAAAYQWYLQQVQEY
- the pheA gene encoding prephenate dehydratase translates to MSQVQEEGCQQHPLEGVRQLIDGLDQQIIKLLHQRMKLVGEVASIKEERGIPVCDLEREAQILERYEKEFRDSSWAAELRYMMKQIIAGSRAYQSRILGQKREEGWKWQRSSDSFDAQAFQKRQFAYQGVQGSFGYQALQRFLQARVIPYEPTKLQSYPTFADLAAAIVQGEVDYGMLPVENSYAGTVQEVYELLAQPSLHIIEEWILPISHHLLVNPGGELAAIEAVISHPQALQQCDHFLQEHPHWNRLTSSNTAASARKVAVMGDLHVAAIASEEAASIYGLEILIPHIESNVGNRTRFVLIGREPSWHAEANKLSLCFTLPDRTGALVEVLSAFLVHQINMVHIHSQPAKTTPWHYQFFVDIEGNLQQSNVLAALELVESMTHTLKLIGNYPAGEEPSSRRR